Proteins encoded within one genomic window of Macaca fascicularis isolate 582-1 chromosome 16, T2T-MFA8v1.1:
- the LOC135967621 gene encoding TBC1 domain family member 3B-like isoform X2: protein MEIAEDADSLRAQERENIIMNYEKDNRAGLPEDMGPEAVGIYNNIDRFGILHETELPPATAREVKQMRREITRKSKWMEMLRQWETYKNSEKLRDRVYKGIPMNIRGQVWSVLLNIQEVKSKNPRTYKVMKEKGKRSSEHIHQIDLDVRGTLRTHIFLRDRYGTKQRELFSILLAYSEYNPEVGYCRDLSHIAALFLLYLPEEDAFWALVQLLARERHSLQGFHSSNGGTVQGLQDHQEHVVPTSQPKTMWHLDKEGLCAQDSSLGWLLQILNDGISLGLILRLWDVYLLEGEQVLMPMTSIAFKVQRKRLMKTSRSGLWARFRNLFFHTWELDDDSVLKHLRASTKKLTRKQGDLPPPAKPEQVSSTSMPVPASHGRMTLCNGDRQTPPGPPARFQRPIWLVSPPWAPRSSTSCPGGAVREDIYPVGTQDVPSPVPAQGRPQGSWRFLEWNSMPRLPTDLDVGGPWFPHYDFEQSCLVRAVSQEEQLATCWQAEHPAEGVRLAFTALSHNVDMDFQPCPAPSTDSNQDSSLTAMHEQQCAPTSGPCLCHLYFESSQFPPGF, encoded by the exons ATGGAAATCGCAGAGGATGCAGATAGTTTGCGGGCACAGGAGCGAGAGAACATCATTATGAACTATGAGAAG GATAACCGAGCTGGGCTGCCAGAGGACATGGGGCCTGAGGCTGTTGGAATCTACAACAACATTGATCGCTTTGGAATTCTGCA TGAGACagagctgcctcctgccactgcTCGGGAGGTGAAG CAAATGCGGCGGGAGATAACACGAAAGAGCAAGTGGATGGAAATGCTGCGACAATGGGAGACATATAAGAACAGTGAAAAG CTGAGAGATCGAGTATATAAGGGCATTCCCATGAACATCCGGGGCCAAGTGTGGTCAGTCCTGCTGAACATACAGGAAGTCAAGTCGAAAAACCCCAGAACATACAAG GTCATGAAGGAGAAGGGCAAGAGGTCATCTGAACACATCCACCAGATCGACCTGGACGTGAGGGGGACACTAAGGACTCACATCTTCTTAAGGGATCGCTACGGAACCAA gcAGCGGGAACTATTCTCCATCCTCCTGGCATATTCGGAGTATAACCCG GAGGTGGGCTACTGCAGGGACCTGAGCCACATCGCGGCCTTGTTCCTCCTGTATCTGCCTGAGGAGGATGCATTCTGGGCACTGGTGCAGCTGCTGGCCAGGGAGAGGCACTCTCTGCAGG GATTCCACAGTTCAAATGGCGGAACAGTCCAGGGACTCCAAGACCATCAGGAGCATGTGGTCCCTACGTCACAACCCAAGACCATGTGGCATCTG GACAAGGAAGGTCTTTGTGCGCAGGATTCCTCCTTAGGCTGGCTTCTCCAGATATTGAATGATGGG ATCTCTCTTGGGCTCATCCTGCGCCTGTGGGATGTGTATTTGCTGGAAGGAGAACAAGTGTTGATGCCGATGACAAGCATTGCCTTTAAAGTTCAGCGGA AGCGCCTCATGAAGACATCCAGGTCTGGCCTGTGGGCACGGTTTCGGAACCTGTTCTTTCACACCTGGGAGTTGGATGATGACTCTGTGCTCAAGCATCTTAGGGCCTCTACGAAGAAACTAACGAGGAAGCAAGGAGACCTGCCACCCCCAG CCAAACCCGAGCAAGTGTCCTCAACATCCATGCCTGTGCCGGCTTCACATGGCAGGATGACCCTCTGCAATGGGGACAGGCAGACCCCTCCAGGCCCACCAGCCCGGTTCCAGCGGCCCATTTGGCTAGTTTCCCCACCATGGGCACCTCGTTCTTCCACATCCTGTCCTGGTGGGGCTGTCCGGGAAGACATCTACCCTGTGGGCACTCAGGATGTGCCCAGCCCGGTCCCGGCTCAGGGAAGACCTCAGGGTTCCTGGAGATTCCTGGAGTGGAACTCGATGCCCCGGCTCCCGACGGACCTGGATGTAGGGGGCCCTTGGTTCCCCCATTATGATTTCGAACAGAGCTGCTTAGTCCGTG CCGTATCCCAGGAAGAGCAGCTGGCCACCTGCTGGCAGGCGGAACACCCTGCGGAGGGGGTGAGATTGGCTTTCACTGCACTGAGCCACAATGTGGACATGGACTTCCAGCCCTGCCCTGCACCCAGCACTGATTCCAACCAGGACAGCTCCTTAACAGCTATGCACGAGCAGCAGTGcgctcccacctcagggccttgccTGTGCCACCTCTACTTTGAAAGTTCTCAGTTCCCTCCAGGCTTCTAG
- the LOC135967621 gene encoding TBC1 domain family member 3G-like isoform X3: MEIAEDADSLRAQERENIIMNYEKDNRAGLPEDMGPEAVGIYNNIDRFGILHETELPPATAREVKQMRREITRKSKWMEMLRQWETYKNSEKLRDRVYKGIPMNIRGQVWSVLLNIQEVKSKNPRTYKVMKEKGKRSSEHIHQIDLDVRGTLRTHIFLRDRYGTKQRELFSILLAYSEYNPEVGYCRDLSHIAALFLLYLPEEDAFWALVQLLARERHSLQGFHSSNGGTVQGLQDHQEHVVPTSQPKTMWHLISLGLILRLWDVYLLEGEQVLMPMTSIAFKVQRKRLMKTSRSGLWARFRNLFFHTWELDDDSVLKHLRASTKKLTRKQGDLPPPAKPEQVSSTSMPVPASHGRMTLCNGDRQTPPGPPARFQRPIWLVSPPWAPRSSTSCPGGAVREDIYPVGTQDVPSPVPAQGRPQGSWRFLEWNSMPRLPTDLDVGGPWFPHYDFEQSCLVRAVSQEEQLATCWQAEHPAEGVRLAFTALSHNVDMDFQPCPAPSTDSNQDSSLTAMHEQQCAPTSGPCLCHLYFESSQFPPGF, encoded by the exons ATGGAAATCGCAGAGGATGCAGATAGTTTGCGGGCACAGGAGCGAGAGAACATCATTATGAACTATGAGAAG GATAACCGAGCTGGGCTGCCAGAGGACATGGGGCCTGAGGCTGTTGGAATCTACAACAACATTGATCGCTTTGGAATTCTGCA TGAGACagagctgcctcctgccactgcTCGGGAGGTGAAG CAAATGCGGCGGGAGATAACACGAAAGAGCAAGTGGATGGAAATGCTGCGACAATGGGAGACATATAAGAACAGTGAAAAG CTGAGAGATCGAGTATATAAGGGCATTCCCATGAACATCCGGGGCCAAGTGTGGTCAGTCCTGCTGAACATACAGGAAGTCAAGTCGAAAAACCCCAGAACATACAAG GTCATGAAGGAGAAGGGCAAGAGGTCATCTGAACACATCCACCAGATCGACCTGGACGTGAGGGGGACACTAAGGACTCACATCTTCTTAAGGGATCGCTACGGAACCAA gcAGCGGGAACTATTCTCCATCCTCCTGGCATATTCGGAGTATAACCCG GAGGTGGGCTACTGCAGGGACCTGAGCCACATCGCGGCCTTGTTCCTCCTGTATCTGCCTGAGGAGGATGCATTCTGGGCACTGGTGCAGCTGCTGGCCAGGGAGAGGCACTCTCTGCAGG GATTCCACAGTTCAAATGGCGGAACAGTCCAGGGACTCCAAGACCATCAGGAGCATGTGGTCCCTACGTCACAACCCAAGACCATGTGGCATCTG ATCTCTCTTGGGCTCATCCTGCGCCTGTGGGATGTGTATTTGCTGGAAGGAGAACAAGTGTTGATGCCGATGACAAGCATTGCCTTTAAAGTTCAGCGGA AGCGCCTCATGAAGACATCCAGGTCTGGCCTGTGGGCACGGTTTCGGAACCTGTTCTTTCACACCTGGGAGTTGGATGATGACTCTGTGCTCAAGCATCTTAGGGCCTCTACGAAGAAACTAACGAGGAAGCAAGGAGACCTGCCACCCCCAG CCAAACCCGAGCAAGTGTCCTCAACATCCATGCCTGTGCCGGCTTCACATGGCAGGATGACCCTCTGCAATGGGGACAGGCAGACCCCTCCAGGCCCACCAGCCCGGTTCCAGCGGCCCATTTGGCTAGTTTCCCCACCATGGGCACCTCGTTCTTCCACATCCTGTCCTGGTGGGGCTGTCCGGGAAGACATCTACCCTGTGGGCACTCAGGATGTGCCCAGCCCGGTCCCGGCTCAGGGAAGACCTCAGGGTTCCTGGAGATTCCTGGAGTGGAACTCGATGCCCCGGCTCCCGACGGACCTGGATGTAGGGGGCCCTTGGTTCCCCCATTATGATTTCGAACAGAGCTGCTTAGTCCGTG CCGTATCCCAGGAAGAGCAGCTGGCCACCTGCTGGCAGGCGGAACACCCTGCGGAGGGGGTGAGATTGGCTTTCACTGCACTGAGCCACAATGTGGACATGGACTTCCAGCCCTGCCCTGCACCCAGCACTGATTCCAACCAGGACAGCTCCTTAACAGCTATGCACGAGCAGCAGTGcgctcccacctcagggccttgccTGTGCCACCTCTACTTTGAAAGTTCTCAGTTCCCTCCAGGCTTCTAG
- the LOC135967621 gene encoding TBC1 domain family member 3B-like isoform X1: protein MEIAEDADSLRAQERENIIMNYEKDNRAGLPEDMGPEAVGIYNNIDRFGILHSCPSWESAPQEGPCPPFPVSSPGLSPELDRDRACPFWGLAPSLGQLQALCRSSVLPGLPYSETELPPATAREVKQMRREITRKSKWMEMLRQWETYKNSEKLRDRVYKGIPMNIRGQVWSVLLNIQEVKSKNPRTYKVMKEKGKRSSEHIHQIDLDVRGTLRTHIFLRDRYGTKQRELFSILLAYSEYNPEVGYCRDLSHIAALFLLYLPEEDAFWALVQLLARERHSLQGFHSSNGGTVQGLQDHQEHVVPTSQPKTMWHLDKEGLCAQDSSLGWLLQILNDGISLGLILRLWDVYLLEGEQVLMPMTSIAFKVQRKRLMKTSRSGLWARFRNLFFHTWELDDDSVLKHLRASTKKLTRKQGDLPPPAKPEQVSSTSMPVPASHGRMTLCNGDRQTPPGPPARFQRPIWLVSPPWAPRSSTSCPGGAVREDIYPVGTQDVPSPVPAQGRPQGSWRFLEWNSMPRLPTDLDVGGPWFPHYDFEQSCLVRAVSQEEQLATCWQAEHPAEGVRLAFTALSHNVDMDFQPCPAPSTDSNQDSSLTAMHEQQCAPTSGPCLCHLYFESSQFPPGF from the exons ATGGAAATCGCAGAGGATGCAGATAGTTTGCGGGCACAGGAGCGAGAGAACATCATTATGAACTATGAGAAG GATAACCGAGCTGGGCTGCCAGAGGACATGGGGCCTGAGGCTGTTGGAATCTACAACAACATTGATCGCTTTGGAATTCTGCA ctcctgcccctcttGGGAGTCAGCCCCACAGGAAGGCCCTTgtcctcccttccctgtgtctTCTCCTGGGCTGAGCCCTGAGCTGGATAGGGACAGAGCCTGTCCTTTCTGGGGGTTGGCTCCCAGTCTGGGGCAGCTCCAGGCCCTGTGCAGGTCCTCAGTTCTGCCTGGGTTGCCTTACAGTGAGACagagctgcctcctgccactgcTCGGGAGGTGAAG CAAATGCGGCGGGAGATAACACGAAAGAGCAAGTGGATGGAAATGCTGCGACAATGGGAGACATATAAGAACAGTGAAAAG CTGAGAGATCGAGTATATAAGGGCATTCCCATGAACATCCGGGGCCAAGTGTGGTCAGTCCTGCTGAACATACAGGAAGTCAAGTCGAAAAACCCCAGAACATACAAG GTCATGAAGGAGAAGGGCAAGAGGTCATCTGAACACATCCACCAGATCGACCTGGACGTGAGGGGGACACTAAGGACTCACATCTTCTTAAGGGATCGCTACGGAACCAA gcAGCGGGAACTATTCTCCATCCTCCTGGCATATTCGGAGTATAACCCG GAGGTGGGCTACTGCAGGGACCTGAGCCACATCGCGGCCTTGTTCCTCCTGTATCTGCCTGAGGAGGATGCATTCTGGGCACTGGTGCAGCTGCTGGCCAGGGAGAGGCACTCTCTGCAGG GATTCCACAGTTCAAATGGCGGAACAGTCCAGGGACTCCAAGACCATCAGGAGCATGTGGTCCCTACGTCACAACCCAAGACCATGTGGCATCTG GACAAGGAAGGTCTTTGTGCGCAGGATTCCTCCTTAGGCTGGCTTCTCCAGATATTGAATGATGGG ATCTCTCTTGGGCTCATCCTGCGCCTGTGGGATGTGTATTTGCTGGAAGGAGAACAAGTGTTGATGCCGATGACAAGCATTGCCTTTAAAGTTCAGCGGA AGCGCCTCATGAAGACATCCAGGTCTGGCCTGTGGGCACGGTTTCGGAACCTGTTCTTTCACACCTGGGAGTTGGATGATGACTCTGTGCTCAAGCATCTTAGGGCCTCTACGAAGAAACTAACGAGGAAGCAAGGAGACCTGCCACCCCCAG CCAAACCCGAGCAAGTGTCCTCAACATCCATGCCTGTGCCGGCTTCACATGGCAGGATGACCCTCTGCAATGGGGACAGGCAGACCCCTCCAGGCCCACCAGCCCGGTTCCAGCGGCCCATTTGGCTAGTTTCCCCACCATGGGCACCTCGTTCTTCCACATCCTGTCCTGGTGGGGCTGTCCGGGAAGACATCTACCCTGTGGGCACTCAGGATGTGCCCAGCCCGGTCCCGGCTCAGGGAAGACCTCAGGGTTCCTGGAGATTCCTGGAGTGGAACTCGATGCCCCGGCTCCCGACGGACCTGGATGTAGGGGGCCCTTGGTTCCCCCATTATGATTTCGAACAGAGCTGCTTAGTCCGTG CCGTATCCCAGGAAGAGCAGCTGGCCACCTGCTGGCAGGCGGAACACCCTGCGGAGGGGGTGAGATTGGCTTTCACTGCACTGAGCCACAATGTGGACATGGACTTCCAGCCCTGCCCTGCACCCAGCACTGATTCCAACCAGGACAGCTCCTTAACAGCTATGCACGAGCAGCAGTGcgctcccacctcagggccttgccTGTGCCACCTCTACTTTGAAAGTTCTCAGTTCCCTCCAGGCTTCTAG